One region of Haloprofundus salilacus genomic DNA includes:
- a CDS encoding zinc ribbon domain-containing protein has protein sequence MVLDSSTPNFCANCGASLSAGASFCSQCGSGVSSSAGSGADTTLSPFRQRVHEYTVHGWEVEHDYGDRVVVKKRGFGSIPVHVLLFLFTGGVGNAVYAWYRYSPGASRAELRADGTERWVDGQSSSRSKFGVDLATAGGVVVGFFLVWAAAVAAVQGVLSGFVVASLVALVVGLFVIRRRSAATKRRSPTAFGRKRVVDTEPIDEGERCVVCGERARDGVTRTFADKTYLAWFPVKTHDEGSNSYCRRCAVDDSHADEGERELDELRESA, from the coding sequence ATGGTCCTCGACTCGTCGACGCCGAACTTCTGCGCGAACTGCGGAGCGTCTCTCTCCGCGGGGGCGTCGTTCTGCTCGCAGTGTGGTTCGGGCGTCTCCTCCTCGGCCGGTTCCGGCGCGGACACGACACTCTCACCCTTCCGTCAGCGGGTCCACGAGTACACCGTCCACGGCTGGGAAGTAGAGCACGATTACGGCGACCGGGTCGTCGTCAAGAAGCGCGGCTTCGGCTCGATCCCGGTTCACGTCCTGCTGTTTCTGTTCACCGGCGGCGTCGGCAACGCCGTCTACGCGTGGTACCGCTACTCGCCCGGCGCGTCGCGGGCGGAACTCCGAGCCGACGGCACCGAACGGTGGGTCGACGGCCAGTCGTCGAGCCGTTCGAAGTTCGGCGTCGACCTCGCGACGGCGGGCGGCGTCGTCGTCGGATTCTTCCTCGTCTGGGCGGCGGCGGTCGCCGCCGTACAGGGCGTCCTCTCGGGGTTCGTCGTCGCGTCGCTCGTCGCCCTCGTCGTCGGCCTGTTCGTGATTCGGCGACGCTCGGCGGCGACGAAGCGGCGCTCGCCGACCGCGTTCGGTCGCAAGCGCGTCGTCGACACCGAACCCATCGACGAGGGCGAGCGCTGCGTCGTCTGCGGCGAGCGCGCTCGCGACGGTGTGACGCGGACGTTCGCCGACAAGACGTACCTCGCCTGGTTTCCGGTCAAGACCCACGACGAGGGGTCGAACAGTTACTGTCGGCGGTGCGCGGTCGACGACTCCCACGCCGACGAGGGCGAGCGAGAACTGGACGAACTCCGCGAGTCGGCCTGA
- a CDS encoding alpha/beta fold hydrolase: MRNRIDYGHLNGRLPYYRVGDGPRRLVVFPGLRDALWGRDSSRLLAEYLARYRYREFTDEYTIWVLSRPRGLPAGHTTRDMAADYAEALDDIGSASIMGHSMGGLVAQHFAADYPELTRRVVLGSSGCYVGREGAETLGRWHSWAERNEWREIQLDGVAVTYSGYRSLLYPPLLGALGQRLRPEPTVDSDVGVSCRACLNHDARRRLVDIDVPTLVIGGAHDHFFPEEILRETAAGIPNARVAVLGGVGHGAFEERKASVDATIRAFLGDRTEPMARLD; this comes from the coding sequence ATGAGGAACCGAATCGACTACGGCCACCTGAACGGGCGACTGCCGTACTACCGCGTCGGCGACGGACCGCGACGCCTCGTCGTCTTTCCAGGCCTGCGCGACGCGCTGTGGGGGCGCGACTCGTCGCGTCTGCTCGCCGAGTACCTCGCCCGATACCGCTACCGCGAGTTCACCGACGAGTACACCATCTGGGTGCTCAGTCGGCCGCGCGGCCTCCCAGCGGGCCACACGACGCGCGACATGGCCGCCGACTACGCGGAGGCGCTCGATGACATCGGTTCCGCCTCGATTATGGGCCACTCGATGGGCGGTCTGGTCGCCCAGCACTTCGCCGCCGACTACCCCGAGTTGACGCGACGAGTCGTCCTCGGGTCCAGCGGCTGTTACGTCGGGAGAGAGGGCGCGGAGACACTCGGCCGGTGGCACTCGTGGGCCGAGCGAAACGAGTGGCGCGAGATACAGCTCGACGGCGTCGCCGTGACGTACTCCGGCTACCGGTCGCTTCTGTATCCGCCGCTTCTGGGCGCACTCGGTCAGCGGTTGCGCCCGGAACCGACCGTCGATTCGGACGTCGGCGTCTCGTGTCGCGCCTGTTTGAACCACGACGCGCGCCGACGCCTCGTCGACATCGACGTACCGACGCTCGTCATCGGCGGCGCGCACGACCACTTCTTCCCCGAAGAGATACTGCGGGAAACTGCGGCCGGAATCCCGAACGCCCGCGTCGCCGTGCTTGGCGGCGTCGGTCACGGCGCGTTCGAGGAGCGAAAGGCCTCGGTCGACGCGACGATACGGGCGTTTCTCGGCGACCGAACCGAACCGATGGCTAGACTCGACTGA
- a CDS encoding MBL fold metallo-hydrolase, which translates to MTIRHDGLSVEWLGYATVRIETPDGFVVYLDPGRYGVLDGYDAKDGDLVCVSHIHHYDSDGIERVAKEDATVVAYGGIDVDDTDRDVTPLSELDYEVVALGQEDRFSAEGADVWTLPAYNEPDGPHTRDDGEPYHPEGFGVGYLLSVGGRTVFWPGDSDVLEGHEQLEVSLFLPPIGGAFTMDREEAAGLAETLDPDLVLPIHYDTFEALETDSSAFAADVASRGVPVVLDER; encoded by the coding sequence ATGACGATCCGACACGACGGTCTCTCGGTAGAGTGGCTCGGCTACGCGACGGTCAGGATCGAGACGCCGGACGGCTTCGTCGTCTACCTCGATCCCGGTCGCTACGGCGTCCTCGACGGCTACGACGCCAAGGATGGGGATTTAGTCTGCGTCTCGCACATCCACCACTACGACTCCGACGGCATCGAGCGCGTCGCCAAGGAGGACGCGACGGTCGTCGCCTACGGCGGCATCGACGTCGACGACACCGACCGCGACGTGACGCCGCTGTCGGAACTCGACTACGAGGTAGTGGCCCTCGGGCAGGAGGACCGCTTCTCGGCCGAGGGCGCGGACGTGTGGACGCTCCCGGCGTACAACGAACCCGACGGTCCCCACACCCGTGACGACGGCGAACCCTACCATCCGGAGGGGTTCGGCGTCGGCTACCTCCTGTCGGTGGGCGGTCGAACCGTCTTCTGGCCGGGTGACTCCGACGTGCTCGAGGGCCACGAGCAATTGGAGGTGTCGCTGTTTCTGCCGCCCATCGGCGGCGCGTTCACAATGGATCGCGAGGAAGCCGCCGGTCTCGCGGAGACGCTTGACCCCGACCTCGTCTTACCCATCCACTACGACACCTTCGAGGCGCTGGAGACCGATTCGAGCGCGTTCGCCGCCGACGTCGCCTCGCGCGGCGTCCCGGTGGTCCTGGACGAACGGTGA